The Phoenix dactylifera cultivar Barhee BC4 chromosome 12, palm_55x_up_171113_PBpolish2nd_filt_p, whole genome shotgun sequence genome includes the window AGGATAGAGTTACTTGGTTGATCAAGTGGTTGTTAGTATCAAATTTGCATGTTCAAGGCTGTATAGCTGTTAGTTTTTCCATCCTAAATGTACTGTGCATTCAACATGTTATTTCACTTTTTGTAGGTTCAAATTTCTCAACATTTTGAATGCCGTATACCTGTTGGAATTGGTATAGCATCTGATCCAATGGCCAGGCGCCGAGGTGCAAAGAAGCTTCCAATGGAAGACATCTGCTTCTGCCAGTGGCCACTTCCCAGTGTTGAACAGGTTTTTGAATCACCAATCCTGTcgtagttttttaaaaaaatgatttggtCTGATCAAGTTCTTGCAATTCAGTTTGGACTCTTCGGTATTTTTGATGGGCATGGTGGAGTTGGAGCAGCCAAATCTGCAAGCATGTATGtgatctcttttctctcttaaatgaataATTGATGAATACCCTATAAAGGTTCAAGGATCTCATTTTAACATGCTGCACATTACTTAGAGTGGACCTGTATAAGTAATCTCTTGTAAACAAAGACACAACTGCACATTTGTTCTTATGTCATCAATCTTTTGTGGGttctgatatattttgctttgtattattaaatatttttgagGCTTTCTGTCATGTCTCAATAATGATATAATTGAAAGCAATTTCTATGTTGAGCATCTCTTGCTCTGTCAATTTATCTCCTCCATTTTCTCTTGCCTATGTATGGCTTTTCATATCATTGTTCTTCGGTTTTTCTTATATGTCCCTTGTTCATTTGTCTCTTGAATGTGGACATAACACAAGTTTCACTATCAAACTTCACATAATGTTGTGATTCTCAAGAGCAATGCTGTTGGCTTCTCTACATCCATATTTTGTTGCTTTGAGTGCATCTATTtgcttttatatattttttgcttATTGGTCCTTGCTAATGTTTCTTATTATAGATGAAAATAGATGACGCTATTTTCATAATTTCAAGATTTCACCTATATGCCTTCTCTCtcgccccccctccctctcttttgCTTCTTTATATTctcatgattttattttgagtgTACATTCTCAATCTCCTATGCACTTGAAATGTGATAAGAGTAAGCAACCCAGTTACTTCTAGTGCAACTAAATTGTCTCTTCACTATGGGAAAGGAACAAAATAATATTCAATGGGATTTTGGAGGAAATTTTAAGACGATAACGGACTAACTATTAGCAGAATAAAAATCATATATGGAACACAATTTTTAATGGAAATAGAAATATAGATGGGGCTGGAATCAAGAGATCGACAAGAGATGCCAAAAAGTGATTGACTTCATTATCTAGAATCTAATATATGAGATAATGGAGATGTATAGAGAATTGCAATAGAATCAGAGATGGTTGGATGAAGTGGAGACGTGCTTCTGGGGTACTGCCAATTGAGCATATATTGGTGACTTAAAAGGAAAAGCTTTAAACTTTTAAAATGACAATGAGGCTTGCAATCTTGTATGGTCTAGAATGTTGGCTGATAAAGAGAGCCAAACAAAACAAGTTAAATGTAGTAGGCACAATAATGTTGAGATGGATGTGTTAGAACTTGAAAGGATAGAGCATGAATTTAGTATATTAGAGATGTTGCACCAATTAAGACTAAAGTGATGGAGATCCAATTAAGATGGTTGGACATGTACAATAACAAACTAAAGGACATCTAGTCAGAAAACATTCTTCAGCCTTTTGTTAAAGGTTgtaggaagaaaaaaaggaagatctATGGTAGCATAGATGGAAATTGTAAAAGAGGATGTAGAAAAGCTTGGACTAATAAAAGAGGCAGCTCCAAATGGGAATGCTTGGGGAATGCAGATTCATAAAGCAGAATGCTTGCAAATGTGAACGTGACAGTGTCACGCACCATGAAAAATAACTACTTTAATAAGGATATTTTCTTGAATAACTTATGGTTGTTCGCATAAGACTTCACTTAGCATTGAGTATGATCTGTATTTTCATATGCATGTGAATGGATTTTCCACTCTAGAGTGCTTAACTTTCACAATTTTAATTGGTTGCAACCCTTGATTATGATATTTCAAATTATGAAAAATGTCTACATGTTTTTAAATCACTCATCGGAAATTTATTTCTTGATTTTATCTTCATGCTTAGAAGATGCTTTCTTATGTTTTTCGGCAACTCCTTATCTAGGAGGCATGAATATGGATATGGGATATGAATACGATATGTCtagtatatggcaacaaataaatttatattttccATGTTTTATAAAGGTTGCCGCAGTATGCAGGCTGTCTAGGGGACGGATAGTCATATGTGGTATGCAGGTTGCATGTGTGGGTGCATATGCAGTTGGTGTATGTTAActgtataaaaataaataaaatatattaagtatgataaaATCAATAACAATGATGGTAATGTTTTTTGGATAAATAATATCAACATTATTTATAATAACAACTAATGAATGGTGCTCATCACTTAGGACTTTATATTAATACAATAGTCATAACATATTGAAATCCACATCAAACAAACCATCAGTAATGACATGCTCTATTTGTACAAGCCACATAAAAGTGGGTCGCATAATGCTTAAAGGCAACATATGTGGTAGCATAATGCTACTTGAGCCACAAATACAGTCACATAGTGCTAAGTGTTCTGTTTTTTTTGGCCCATATGAGGTATGACAGCATACAGTAAATGCACATAAGCAGTGTGGTGCAGCCATAGGACTACATATGCATATGTGGTTGCATATGCAGCCTTGTGCACCACATTTTAAATCACTAATTTTTTCACATATATTCTTAAAAACATCCAAcaagcatgattagtttatcaTAGAACATCATATAGCAACATCCAACATCACAGATTATAACATACTTCCTAATAGCATGGTTCGCGGTCCGTATAATAGCCTAATAGCATACTATCATGGTTCATACTGCATGAACAGGATATAAATATAAGTAGACAACAAACAATTGAATTGAATGTAGCAAACATTCTATATTTTGTTATAGTGGAATTATATATGCAAAAGTTAGCAGGCTAGCAacattttttggaaaaaaaaagatgcgaCAACCTAATAGGAGAATATTTAATGCATAAATTGATAATTTGCTAATTCATACAAGGCAATTTGCTAATTCATTTTATAGTCATTTTTTGTCTATTTAATTTTGATTAATAgtactgctttttttttttttttagataccTACAGCCCATAGGCAATCTAACGCCATATCCTATAGTCTAGTCATTATTCTTCTCCTTCATGCAAATGTTAGAGTGTGAACATACTAGTGTTAATGACATTTTCTCATGATTTAGCTATCTATTTTCTATTTGCTGGAGACTGATAGCTGTTTTggtaatttttgttttctagaaTGCTGCCTGAGAATGTTGCTAAAATTTTATTCCATCCTGAAAGGAGAGAAAGGGTTCTTTCCTGTTGTGATGCTTCAGATGTTCTTAGAGATGCTTTTGCTCTAACAGAAGCTGCTATGAATCATCAGTATGAGGTTTTCTCCCTTCTTATCATATTTCTCTTTCAACTACTGTTTGAGATtaaacaaaatcaaggccaagaTTTAGCTTTCTAGTAAGTGAAAACATAAAGTTACCATTTGGTCTGATACTTACATGATGTAGAAAATGTTTTTTGAGGAACttgaaattaatatattgactaTCTAAATAATGATACAGTCATACAGCATTTGACACTTTGCTGTGTTTATCTAGTGCCTTCCTCATTGATATTATTCTCAGTGATATCGAAGCATCGGGGAATCAATATTACATGGAGAATGGAGCAATCTATTATGCTGGACTTTGTAATTTTTACAATGTGTGTCGAAATAAAGGGTTTTTGTTTAAACAATATATAATTTATAGATATATATGgtctccaaaaaaaatatagatcacATATTTTCCTACTCAAGTGCATTAgagtttttttaatctttttatttaCTTTTAAAAGACTATTATAAAATACATTTTACAAAAGACTATTTAAGGTCACATAATACTTGCTAAGCAAGCACATGCATATTAAACAAATACTTGCTTTGGTGACACCCTTAGAAGAATTCCATTCCCCAATTATCACTATCTTACAGAAACATTTAACAATTCTTTAATGTAACTTTAAATTTGTATCTTTTGTTTGACATATAGAATACTAGGATGATGATATTGACGGTCTTAGGGAATTTAAGTCGAGGTCAGCTAATAAAAGGGTGATGCTTGTTAAGGAGGCCTGATAAATATGAAAGAAGATTACTAGATTTGTAGAAACCTTCTCTGGGGTGGGCTTATGCTCTAGGAGGACAGTATCCTTAAGTGTTTCAGCTATGTGGAGATGGGATACTCATAATATGGTCTTTGGAAGATACAATGATCGGAACCTAATATGCTTGGAAGAGCTAATATCTAGCAGAAGCATCATCAGCCATGTTTGGTGTATTTTTGACTATTTCAATGCTTTTCCACTTTTCTCTGGAAGGGATTCCTGAACTTTGATGGAGGCCTCAATAATCATATTGAGAGAATAGAGTTGCTTGAACTTACTGCCAATCAGCGAGACTTTTACAAAAAGACTAAACAAGGAGAACACCTTTTTACTTGGCCAAATAATCATTGGGAGCTAGCTTGTTCTCAAATCTTATGGGTTCCGTTCATTAATTATTTGTGCACTCTCCTACAAGTGTGTAAAAAATGATTAGATCTGtttgatttcaaaaatcaagCTAAAATGTTACTTATAATTTTTATAGAAATCAGGTgtattattgttattgttattgttgttgttgttattagtaatttattatttatttatttaagtcTCTAGTGAGCTATACCACTTTTAAATTTTCATTCCTGGTCACCAAATATTAGTTGCACATGTAGACATTATCATGTCCAGAGTAAGTAAATCTTGTTGGGTTCAGCTTGCAATGTTTCCATTTCCTGAATTCCATTTTTAAAAAAGCAGAAATACAGTAGCAGTAGCCTTGAACAAATTTGGTAAACCtagttttgtttttctttcagaaaaatcaaaatttaatgtTGGAATTTTTGGGGTCAACCtagttttgtttttctttcagaaaaatcaaaattcaatgttGGAAATTTTTGGGGTTTCCAATTAGCAGGTCTGCTCCATAAATGCAAAATAACTATCATATAATGAGAACAAAAATGAGTTATAAGTATCAGATATATTATTTTGGTCGGGTATGTCTAGTACTTTATAAATCTTGTAGATTTAACTGTAGATTGAACTTTTTAGCCAGTGAGCAAACTCCTTGAGCATCCTAGTTGAATGGATTTGATACCCACCTTCCTGTTGGTTGAATAGGTTGTAATCCCTGATTACAGTGCAAGCACAATTGCATTTTTCGTGAATGCTCACCATATCAAACCAGACCTTCAATTTGTTACTTGCAATGCTAGACCTATGTCTTGAAATAATATGGAAAACTTTTCCCCTTTGGAATGTATTCATGAAAAGTTGTCTTTGCTAGTCAAACAACTCTTGTGCTTTTTACATATATGGACTGTTTGGAGTATCAACTGTGGCCACCTTCTTCTCCAGCAGGCATGCAAGTGTACCTTCCAATCTAGCTATTGGCATCTCAAGCATTAGATCTCTAGGAATTATGTCATTGTTCTTCCACATAATTGATTTTTACATGTTGTAAATTGGAGAATAACAATTAGTAGGGAAACACTTGTATATAAATAGCAATGCCCAATATTGCTTAGTCTATTTCTTGGCTGAGGATGTGTTTGATATGTTGGTAGTGCAAATATTTTTCAGCTGTTTACATAACCAGCCTGATAGAATAGTTTAGTGGATCAACTTAACACAAAGCTTGAAGGAACAATACTCCTACTTTGTCTAATTGATAACTAGCTATTTTGTGAGGGTAATATCTGTTCTATTTTAACAAAATTGTTAATCTTTTCAGGGTTGTACTGCAACAATTTTTTTGATTTGGCTTGATCATAACAAAGATTTTTTTGCACAATGCGCAAATGTCGGCGATTCAGCTTGtgtcatgaagtatgttttcttCACAGTTCTCTTTGTTCATTATAGATTAAGCTAGTTAATTGCAGTTGACTTATAATATAACATCCTGGTACCATTGTTTTCATCAGTTATTGATCATGTCAGTGATAGAGCCATTCTCTTTATCAGCTCTCAGAATAGCTCATTATAATTAGTATCTCATGACATCTGAAGAAATAACATGAGAActattcataatttttttcaacAAATTGGAACGAGAAGAGTGTTGTCAAAATCTTCCAAGTCAAATTTTTCATGATGTTGAATGAGTAAGTAGATAGGGTGTTGCACCTAGACAGTTTTTTAATTTGCTCTTCTaggaattttcttttatgtatttCAGTACCTTTGGAAGAACCATTCATATGCTGCTGAACACACCGTACAAGGCAACTTTCTGAATGTCCACAAACTTAACTCTGGAGATATTCTTCCATGTGCAATCCATGCTTTCTTAAGAAATTCGATGATATGGTGCGAAAATGTGAAGAATAATGATGAAATTAGGCAACGAAGTCCACAAttttcattctctctctctctctctctctctctctctctctctctctctctcgagttTGAGGGGATGAAAGGAATGGGATCATGAATAGGAAGTTAAAGAATGTACTATACCTTCCAGATGAGGAAGCTTGCTATTTGCAGATAACTGATTTCTCAAGAATGTgcctgtcaaaaaaaaaagagaaaaaaaaaagaatgtggATCTTTTGCAAATTGAACAATGTGGAAGTATTAGAAATTTGGGAATCCTCATTAGGCTATATGACCGGTTGAATTTCCCTCTCTAATAGTATCTTGGATTAGTGAATTTGTTGTGCACTTGGTTCTATTAATTCAATACTTTGCATCGGTTAAGGGGCATTCGAGGTGGTTAAAGGGGCAATCAAGGTGTTATTCCTATGCTGTCCTTAGAATGATCATAGAAGTCCTTGCTGCTTAGCAGAATGTTTTGGTGACAGAATTTTAGCTGATAGATCGGGAGCTCGGACTGTCATCTTGAGCAGGGAAGTGTAAAGACATCTACACACTTTTAATTAGCCTTCAGTTGCTTTGAAATAATAtccataaaaaataaattggtAATGAGAACCATGATTGGTGTAAATTGGAAACCAGCGAAACTGAGTTTGCCAGAGCAGTATAGCAGAAGAACAAGAAGTTTGTTATTGCACACTCATACTTGACAGGTAATAGAACTGACATAGGTTTCTGATTGGATCATCAGTTTCTTCCCAACCATGGGGGGtggtcccttttatagattaCTTTATTCATCCTGTTGTCAATGCTACTTGTCAATCTTTCAAATACCTTGGTGTCATTATTGATGACTTTGAGTTGAGCAGTCCAGTACATGTTTTCTCAGAAAAAAGGAGGGAAACTGTTGGTATTGTGTTCATCATTGTCCTCATCGCCAATTTTTACTGACTAATATGCTTTATTCATGTCAGTGTTGATGGAAAGCAGATCGCTATGACAGAAGATCATAGAGTAACTAGTCAGTCTGAAAGAACTCGCTTGATTAAAGCAGGAAAACCATTGAAAGATGGTGAAGGACGCCTTTGTGGTATTGTCTTGATTTCCTACCATGATGCCTCTATGCAAACATTTTCTTATAACCTGGCCATTGAGTCAAAAACTGATAATGGAAGGTCATGTTATAAGAAAGGTTTATCTAATATTTTTACATGTACTTCTACAGGATTAAACATTAGTCGAATGCTTGGAGACAAGTTCCTGAAGGAGCAAGACATGCGCTTTAGCTCAGAGCCTTACGTAAGCCAAGTTGTGCAGATCACCAAAACATGCATGGCTTTTGCTCTGATGGCAAGGTAGTTTCTGTTCCTCATTCTTTTCAGATGACATATGTGTGTCTCCTGAATTCTTAGTGACATtgattcattttcttcttctaccaATCGATGTAGTGATGGACTATGGGATGTTATTAGCACAAGAAGGGCAGTGCAGCTTGTCCTTCAGGTATCGTGATGTTAGAGAGTTCGCTTAGGTTCAGCTGATCTTTTAGATATTCTGATCCTTATTGTTCAAATGTGAACTTTGCAGATGAAGGAGAGATACAATGCTGGTGATGAGAACTCAGCTGATAGGATAGCAAATCATGTATTAAATGAAGCTAGAACTTTGCGAACAAAGGATAACACATCTGTAATTTTCTTGGATTTTGATACCCTGAGAACAGATTCATGTAAAATTAAATTGTAAGTCTCAGTTTAGAGATTCATGCAGTTTGCTGCGTATATACCTACCAGCCAACTTTCTTCTCAACATTCTTTTGGTTACCAGTGGTTTCGGATCTCTACGCAAATGTTTGTGGAGTGCTGTACATGAGAAGGTGCCAACTGAGCCTGCTTCTAAAAGTATTTTGGTGGTTGCACCAGACCAAGGTTCAAGTCCCAAATTTTTCCGGCCAGCTAACCTCCGGTTTGCGCGTGCTGAGAACTAGTCCCAGATGCTGCTTCAAATGGGGATGAAATTGCAAATGGTTGGAAGATTTTTGTGAAATGATTTTTCTCCTGTCTGCAAATGATCATGAGCAATAGCATATTAGCATGCAATGTTATGCTCCGTTTATTGTGAAACCGTGCAGaaaagtctctctctctctgtgtgtgtgtctctctccctctgttttttttaagagaaacTGCCAAAAGGGCTTCTGTGCGCAACCAAACATCACTGGACTCGGGAGTCTAGACAAGAAAtgtttttcattttcattttttttaatgaaaagggcTGACATGTTATTTAATTACCGAAGttcaggatttttttttggttggagaTGCATCATCTGAGAAGTGAACCCATAATTTCTGGTACTGTTAGGTAAAGAGGTATGACCTCTTGAACAAGATGCATCACAAGAACAATGAAAATCAGAATCAAGCAATTGATGCTGCTCACAGGAAAGTGTAATTCGAGACTTGTTTTTTGAAGATAATATTTATCAATTAGGCTCAAGcacttgcttcttcttctttttttttttttttccatttatatCCCACCAAAGGAGAGACAAAGTCTTGAGATATCTGTGGGGTGAGCTGCAAAAATTTAATCCAACCTCATTTTTAAAAAGGTAATATTTATGAAGTATGTCCAAGCacttcttttctattttatatCCCACCGGTGGAAGGGCATGTGTGTACGTGTCTCTGCGTTTTTGGGAGGAGGGATGGAAGTCCTTCAAATCTTTTCCTTTATAGGTTTTAGGGTTAAAAGAAAATACCCTCTCCGTGCTGTGAATATTTTCCACATTGCTCAAATAGATCCAAAATCCACATAATTCTATGCATGGCTTGCGGAAGATACCCGATGTGGTGGTGGTTGTGTTCAGGTGCCAAAAATATTGAGGAAGAGACTCAGTATGATCCTCCTATCTTGTTGGCATCAACACTATGTTTTTCATTTTGAGTAAATATTTTATCAGCATTTCAAGCCTCATGCACGAAAAATGTGAGCTAGAATTTACACTCCGGCTCTGCATTTCATATAACATAGCGCAGGGCGAGTTGACACAGCGATAGCAATCTTAACCAAGGTTCTATCCAAAATTCGCCGTCTCGATATTGGACCCATATCAgtaccacactagcacagtatcaATACGATGCAgtataaaatttttttggcatatgcCACCAATACTGTATattggtaccgaaccggtatgatACCGTATACCCTATATCATCCGGTTCGAACCGATACGGCATACTTTGGTCTTCAAAAGATGGCACTTTTGCTCTGAGAAAAACCAAAGCGAAATGTGCTTAAATAGGCCGAGATCACTAGTCAAAAAAATTGTCCTATGACAATTTAAGACTATGATTAATATTGCAGGTTGAAGAATTACCATTA containing:
- the LOC103709916 gene encoding protein phosphatase 2C 70 is translated as MRPFQSALLGPSLWGSGEGERMMIGMAASLVGFALLLMFLLLLLLFVLTCRPWRFFLSSSSSASRPAIAAVKPDDLDRPLFAENLDQASEQSYGLARSYVEESIIQIDENTSSPRAHGLVSKKRVQSTDSHGSQGDTLILDVVTESSEDLQFGQTLKRTAVPNWPAEGIKDVRRDSSCNVEFISDNGRNLASAFKDISFIQNSLTLEVIAGPSTGLHCSRQSEDTSMLPLTLGRVSPSDLLLKDSEVSGKHARINWNMNKLKWELVDMGSLNGTYLNSQLVHHPDFNSRHWSEPVELEDGDIITLGTSSRISVQISQHFECRIPVGIGIASDPMARRRGAKKLPMEDICFCQWPLPSVEQFGLFGIFDGHGGVGAAKSASIMLPENVAKILFHPERRERVLSCCDASDVLRDAFALTEAAMNHQYEGCTATIFLIWLDHNKDFFAQCANVGDSACVMNVDGKQIAMTEDHRVTSQSERTRLIKAGKPLKDGEGRLCGLNISRMLGDKFLKEQDMRFSSEPYVSQVVQITKTCMAFALMASDGLWDVISTRRAVQLVLQMKERYNAGDENSADRIANHVLNEARTLRTKDNTSVIFLDFDTLRTDSCKIKFGFGSLRKCLWSAVHEKVPTEPASKSILVVAPDQGSSPKFFRPANLRFARAEN